CAGGTCAAAGGCATCCATGCCGGAAACACTGCCTGCATTTAAAATATTATCACCGGAAGAAAGACCGATGGAAGATTTTGATAAACGGTCTGTAATCTGATCGACCACATTCCTTTTGCCGGAAGATGGGTTTAAAATCTTTTTTAAACCGGAAAGATTGAACTGAGTCATAAATTTTCTCCATTCCTATGTTGTTTTCTTACAAAATATATCGGGGAAAATCAGCTTTTGTTTAGGATGGAGATTGGATTTTATGATTTCTTCTGTTATAATCGAAAATGACAGTGTTGCGAACAACAAAAAGAAAAATGGGAAGAATATAATGAATCCTGAGTTGACAGAAAATAGAGGGCAGGCAGAAGAATGGAGGTATTATGAATCCTTTATATGAAAAATTATTAAAATGCTATGATAGTTATAAGTCAAAAATTGATTTCACTCCAAAGGTGGCATTGATCTTAGGTTCCGGTCTTGGCGATTATGCGGATGATATCCGCGTGGTGGACACGTTAGATTATCGTGATATCGAAGGCTTCCCGGTGTCGACGGTTCCGGGGCATAAGGGCAGATTTATCTTCGGATATGTGGATGATGTTCCGGTTGTGTGCATGCAGGGGCGTGTGCATTATTATGAGGGATATGAGATGAGTGATGTTGTACTGCCGGTACGTCTGATGAAAATGATGGGCGCAGAGGTACTGCTCCTTACGAATGCTGCAGGCGGTATCCAGCTTGGCATGCGTGCCGGAGATTTCATGCTGATCAAAGACCAGATCGCAAGTTTTGTACCGTCACCGCTCAGGGGAGCCAATATTGAGGAACTCGGTGTGCGTTTCCCGGATATGAGCCAGATCTATGACTTAGATCTGCAGGAGACTGTAAAACATACAGCGGCAGCACTTGATATCCAGATCAAAGAGGGGACTTATATCCAGCTTTCCGGACCGCAGTTTGAGACACCGCATGAAGTCGCTATGTGCCGCACATTAGGTGCCGATGCAGTCGGCATGAGCACTGCCTGTGAGGCGGTCGCAGCAAAACATATGGGAATGAAAGTGCTTGGAATTTCCTGCATTTCCAACCTTGCAAGCGGGATCTCGGCAATTCCATTATCCCACGCGGAAGTCCAGGAGACAGCGGATGCCGTTGCTCCGAAATTCAAGGCACTTGTGACCGGGACGATCAAAGCAATCGGGGCACAGCAGAATTAAAGTTACTACGATTCAGCAGATCAACAGATATGATCCGTTGAACAAAGACAATAAGAAAAGAGGAAAAAATGAACATACGTTTCTACAATGCAAAAATATTAGTACCGGCAGAAAACCACAAATTTCAGATCACAGAGGGCGAACTCTGGGTAAAAGGAAAAGAGATCTGCTACATCGGAGACGGTAAGACCGGCATCGATGCAGTCTGCCAGAATGGTGAGGCTTTCGTATGGGAGCGTGAGATCGACGCAAAAGGCAATCTTTTGATGCCTGGATTTAAAGATGCACATACGCATACAGCGATGACATTTTTACGTTCCTATGCAGATGACCTGCCGCTGCAGGACTGGCTGAACAAACAGGTATTTCCGAAAGAGGGACAGCTTACGGAGGATGATGTATACTGGCTCAATATCCTTGGAATCATGGAATACTTAACCAGCGGTATCACGTCCAACTTTGATATGTACTTCTTCCCGCCGGTCGATGCAAAGGCATCGGTAGATACCGGATTCCGTACCGTTCAGACCAGCGGATTGAACAACTTTGGTGGCACGGTAGAGTTGATGGAGGAAAATTATCACATTGTCAATGAGATGAGTGACCTGACAAGCTTTATCGTGGGATTTCATGCAGAATACACGACATCAAAAGAACTGATGGAGGGCGTGGCAAAACTGGCACAGAAATTAAAATCCCCGGTATGGCTGCACAATTCCGAAACAAAACTGGAAGTGGCAGAGTGCAAAGAGCGCTGGGGTATGACACCGACACAGCTTACGGATGCACTTGGTATGTACGAGTACGGCGGCGGCGGTTACCACTGTGTATGGTTTGAGGATGCTGATTTTGAAATTTACAAGAAGAAAAAACTGACAGCAGTGACAAACCCGGCTTCCAACTTAAAACTTGCTTCCGGTATCTGTCCGACCAGACGTTTTGTGGATGAGGGAATCTCCATGGCGATCGGAACCGATGGCCCGGCAAGCAACAACTGCTTGGATATGTTCCGTGAGATGTTTTTGACATCCGCACTTGCAAAGGTGCGTGAGATGGATGCAGAGTGTGTCAGTGCAGATGAAATTTTATACATGGCAACCACAGGCGGTGCACATGCCATGCAGTTATTTGACTGTGACAGCCTTGCAGTCGGCAAAAAAGCAGACCTTGTCATGATCGACTTAAATCAGCCAAATATGCAGCCGGAAAATAATATCGTGAAAAATCTTGTATACAGCGGCAGTAAGCAGAATGTAAAACTGACTATGGTAAATGGAAAAATTTTATACGAAGACCAGAAATTTGACATCGGATTTGATCCGGCAGACATTTACCGTCGTGCAAATGAGATCATCCGTCGGATGAAATAAAAATACATGCTTTGCAGATATTCGGTTGCTATGAATAAAAAGTCAGAAGGAGAAATATGCAGGTAATATTTATACATCACAGCTGTTTCCTTGTTGAAGTAGATGAAAAAGTACTGATTTTTGACTGGTTTGCAGGAGACAGGATCAAAGGATACACATTTCATGGAGTGATTCCGGAATATGAACCGGACACGCCAATTTATGTGTTTGCAAGCCACAAGCATCAGGATCATTTTGATATGGATGTGTTGCACTGGGCAGAAAAATATAAAAATATTCATTATATTTTTTCGAAAGACTGCAAAATGAGTCCGCATTTTTTACAGAAACATGGATTTTTGGAAAATATCAGAGAGAAGATCACCTATGTTTCTGCAGGGGAAAAATACCAGGTAGATGATGTGAAGATTGAGACATTGCGCTCAACGGATGCAGGAGTTGCATTTTATGTAGAGACACACGGTGCTACATTTTTCCATGCAGGTGATTTAAACGACTGGACATGGGAAGGTGCGGGAGATCTGATCAACGGCAGGATGAGAAGAGAATACCGGACGCAGATCAAAAAACTTGCGGGAAAACCGGTCAATCTTGCATTTGTTCCGATGGATCCAAGACAGGGAACCAATCAGGAACTTGGCATGGACTACTTTTTAGAGACAACATCTGCAGAATATGTATTCCCGATGCATATGTGGCAGGATTATTCACATATCCCGGTTTATAAAAAGAAAATATGGAATCCGGGGATGGCGGAGCGTGTGGTGGAAATCACACATGAAAATCAGGTTTTCCTGATTGAGGAACAGTAGTGTTAACGCTACTGTTCACAGGCAGGCATTTTCTGAACTGAAAATGCCGTATGATACAGTGGTGGCAGCAGATTTTGCCGATTTGGAATGCGAAGCATCGGCAAAATCCGTTGCTGGAACGAGGTACGAGTGAATAGTAACATGTTAACGCTTGACGCATAGGAAAAAAGTGCGTTATACTGAATAAGTTATAGAAGATAGAAAGGCAGGGGTATCTATGGCAGTATTTGGATGGTTTGTACATTATGTGTTAATAATGGTAATTCTTGCAGCTGTTGCAGTTGCTGGAGTATTTGCCGGCAGAAAGTGGGCAGAGAAAAGCAAAGCGAAAAAAGAAGCTGCAGCTTCCGGAAATGCCGGAAAAGAGTAATGCCGTCGTGACCTTGTAAAAACAGGGCATGAAATAATTTATACAACGTTGGAGGAACTTGTCGTGAAGAAGTTTTACGGAGAAAATGAATTGCGCAGAATGTATCTTGAGTTTTTTGAGAGCAAGGGACATCTTGCAATGAAGAGTTTTTCATTGGTACCACACAATGATAACAGCTTACTTTTGATCAATGCGGGTATGGCACCGCTTAAGCCATATTTTACAGGTCAGGAGATACCGCCGAGGAGAAGAGTGACCACTTGTCAGAAGTGTATCCGTACCGGCGATATTGAGAATGTCGGTAAGACAGCACGTCACCTGACATTTTTTGAGATGCTTGGTAATTTCTCGTTTGGTGATTACTTTAAACATGATGCGATACACTGGTCATGGGAGTTTTTAACCCAGGTTCTTGGACTTGAGGAGGACAGACTTTATCCGTCTATTTACGGGGAAGATGATGAGGCATTCGAAATCTGGAACAAAGAAGTGGGTGTTCCGGCAGAGAAGATCACCAGATTTTACCGTGATCCGGAGACCGGAGAATGTGATAACTTCTGGGAGCATGGTGCCGGTCCTTGTGGTCCTTGTTCTGAGATTTATTATGACCGTGGAGAAAAATATGGCTGTGGCAAACCGGACTGTAATGTAGGATGTGACTGCGACCGTTTCATGGAAGTATGGAATAATGTATTTACCCAGTTTGAGGGTGACGGTAAGGGCGGTTATACTGAACTTGCACAGAAAAACATTGATACAGGTATGGGATTAGAGCGTTTAGCTGTTGTTATGCAGGATGTGGATTCTGTATTTGATATCGATACCATGAAAGCAATCCGTGACAAGGTATGTGAGCTGTCCGGTAAAAAATATCAGGTAGATGCATTAGACGATGTATCCATCCGTCTGATCACTGATCATATCCGTTCTGCAACGTTTATGGTTTCCGATGGTATCATGCCTTCAAATGAGGGACGCGGCTATGTGCTTCGCCGTATCATCCGCCGCGCGGCAAGACACGGAAGAATGCTTGGCATTGATGGTATCTTCATGGCAAAACTGGCTGCCACCGTAATCAATGAGAGTAAGGATGGTTATCCGGAACTTGAAGAGAAAAAAGATTTTATCTTTAAAGTATTATCCCAGGAAGAAGAAAAATTTGGAAAAACAATCGATCAGGGACTTTCCATCCTTTCTGATATGGAAAAACAGATGGAAGCAGACGGCGTAAAGGTTCTTTCCGGTGAGAATGCATTTAAACTTTATGATACTTATGGATTCCCGATGGATCTGACACAGGAGATCCTCGAAGAAAAAGGATTTTCTGTCGATGAAGAGGGATTCAAAAAGGCGATGGAAGTACAGCGTACCACAGCGAGAAAAGCCCGCAAAGTGACAAACTACATGGGCGCTGATGAGACAGTATATGAGTCTGTCGATCCTTCTGTTACCACAGAGTTTGTAGGCTATGATTCCTTAAACTGCAAGTCAAAAATTACCGTACTTACCACAGAGACGGAGATCGTTGAGGCATTATCTGATGGAGAGGTTGGAACCGTGATCGTAGAACAGACTCCATTCTATGCTACCATGGGTGGACAGCAGGGAGATAAGGGTATCATCCGCACTGCAACCGGAGAATTCCAGGTAGAGGATACGATCAAATTACTTGGCGGAAAAGTAGGACATGTCGGAAAGATGATCTCCGGTATGATGAAAACAGGAGATGAGGCAGATCTTTCGGTAGATGCAGCACTCCGTGCAAAGATCTGTAAGAACCATTCCGCAACACATTTACTGCAGAAAGCATTGCGTGAAGTATTAGGAACCCACGTAGAGCAGGCAGGTTCCTATCAGGATGGCGAGCGTACCCGTTTCGATTTCAGTCATTTTGCAGCCATGACACCGGAGGAACTTGAAAAAGTAGAAAAGATCGTCAATGATAAGATCGCAGAGGCAATTCCGGTACGCACAGATGTGATGACTGTAGATGAGGCGAAAAAGACAGGAGCCATGGCGTTATTTGGCGAAAAATACGGTGAGACTGTCCGTGTGGTATCCATGGGAGATTTTTCTAAAGAATTCTGTGGTGGTACTCATGTAAAGAATACATCCGAAATAGCAGCATTCAAGATCATCTCTGAAAATGGTGTTGCAGCAGGCGTCCGCAGAATCGAGGCACTGACCGGAGACAACGTATTTGCTTACTATCGCAATTTAGAGAAAGAACTTTTAGAGGCAGCGAAAGCGGCAAAGGCAACACCGGCAACATTAACAGAGAAAATCGAGCATATGCAGGCAGAGATCAAAGCACTGACCAGCGAAAACGAGTCCTTAAAGAGCAAAGCAGCAAAAGAGGCGCTTGGAGATGTCATGGATCAGATTGTGGAAGTAAAAGGTGTGAAATTACTTGCTTCTGCCGTAGACGGTGTAGATATGAACGGTCTGCGTGATCTTGGAGACCAGTTAAAAGAACAGCTTGGTGAAGGCGTGATCGTACTTGCTTCTTCCTGTGAAGGAAAAGTAAATCTGATCGTTATGGCAACTGATGCAGCAATGAAGCAGGGAGCACATGCAGGAAACCTGATCAAGAGCATTGCAGGTAAAGTCGGCGGTGGCGGCGGCGGACGTCCGAATATGGCACAGGCGGGAGGCAAAAATCCGGCTGGTATTTTGGAGGCGATCGCCGAGGCAAAAACGGCACTTGAAGCACAGCTTTCATAGAATCTGTTTGCAATGTCCCTTAACTGAAAAATCACGGAAGATGACAGCTTTTTAGCAATGGAGGCAAAATATGGATAAAGAAATGGAATTTAAAAATAAGAGTATTAAAGAAAAGGTAAACGGAAGCTTTGAAATGATCATAGTTTTATATGTGGTCAGCGTGGCGCTTGCAGTATTTTTAATGTTTGCAGTAAAAATTGTTCCGTCTGTAGCAGAGTATTTTGTGCTTGCCGGAGGTATTGTTGTGCTTGCGATTATAACGGTCTGCAGTATTCTGGCAACATTGAAACGGGCTAAGATGCTGATACACTATATTGTAGAACCGGTCAGGGAACTAAGCAGTGTGGCAGAAAAAATCTCTGGTGGAGAACTTGATATTGAAATTGCTTATCAGTCGGAGGATGAGATCGGAGAACTTGCAGAAGATTTTCGCAAAACAGCAACTACGCTGCAACGGATTATAGGAGATCTTAATCATATTCTGGATGCATTTGCAAAAGGTGATTATACGGTAAAATCCGGATGCAAAGATGCGTATGTGGGAGAATTTGATACGGTGCATGCAAAACTGATTGCAACAACAGAACATGTTAGTGACGCTTTAAAATCAATCCGTGAATCTTCGAATCAGGTGGCACAGGGATCCGACCAGCTTGCAGTCAGCGCACAGGATCTTGCCAAAAATGCAACGGATCAGGCAGTGGCCGTTGATTCTTTAGCACAGAGCGTTTCAGAAATCACAGAACAGATTCTTGGAACAAGTAAGTCGATTGATATTGTACATGATAAAGCGAAAGACGTTGGAACAACAGCAGCGGTAAGCCAGCAGAAGATGACAGAACTGACAGAGGCAATGGAGCGTATTTCCGTGACATCCAAGGAAATCGGACAGGTTATCGAAGAAATTGAGAGTATTGCATCACAGACAAATCTGTTGTCCTTAAATGCATCTATTGAGGCAGCAAGAGCCGGTGAGGCAGGAAAAGGATTTGCAGTTGTTGCAGAGCAGATCCGTATGCTTGCTGAGAGCAGTGCAAATTCTGCAGATACGTCAAAACAGCTTTTGACAGAGAATCAGAATGAAGTAGAACACGGTAATCAGGTGACACAGCAGACGGCAGAATCTCTGACGGATGTTCTGAACGAACTGGATGCTATTGTGGGTGAGGTAGCAACGATCCGTACTGCATCTGATCGTGAGGCAGCCTTTGTAAAAGAGATCGAAGACAGCACGAAACAAATCAGCGACGCAATCCAGAGCAACTCTGCAGCATCGGAAGAAACATCTGCTACCAGTGAAGAACTTTCTGCAGAAGCAGATTCCTTAGAGGGCCTTGTAGAACGTTTTAAACTGCGTTAAATGTTTAATACAGGGGAGAGAAAATGCGGATGAAAATAAAGGAAAAGATAATTGCTGTGGTTATGGCATTTGCAATGATGTTTATGTTTATTTTTGCAGGTGAAAGCAGTGAAGTAATCGCTGCTGCGAAAACAAAAGCATTAGAGATAAATGTTGATTTTGCCAGGAATGCAGCAAGTGGAGATGACAGCGGGATATATGTAAAAAACCTGATTTCCAATAAAAAAATTACTTTTGGAAAGACTTATGTATTTCAGACAAAAATTTATGTGCCAGCCGTTTATATGAAAACTGGAAGAATATGGGTAAAACCTGCAGTTAATTTTTTTACAGGCAAAAATGGCGATACATATGCCGGAATGGCACAGTCTTCGAAAGAAGGATATTCTTATGATAAGAATTCGAAAGAAGTAAAAAAATATGGTGATTTTTATGTTGTCAATGTGAAAATACCATTGGATAACTGTGACAGGATTTCTGCATCAAAGGGAAGTGTGTATGGACATCTGTTCATCTCTGGTTTTAATAAGGCATATAAGGGAAGTATTTATGTTGATGATGTGACACTTACTGTAGATAAGAAATCAGTTGTAAAGCAAAATTATGAGAATGGAAAAAACAGTGGTTGCTGGTATTATCTTAACAGATCAGAAAAGGAATATACACCTGCAGTTGTTTCATTCTCAGGAAAAACATTGGATGTGACTAAGGCATCGCTTACTATAAAAAAGGGTAAAAAAGCGACGATCAAAGCCACTGCAATGCCAAAAACAAAAATAACATATCAGTCTAAGAACAAGAAAGTCGCTACAGTAAACAGTAAAGGTGTTGTCCGGGGCATTCGGAAAGGAAAGACAACCATTCTTGTCACAGCGAATGGGAAAACTGTTAAAGTTCAGATTACCGTAAAATAATTTCAAATAAAAATCTGAAATTATTTCAAAAATAGGTTGACGAACCGGGAAAATATGTTATAATGCTATATAGTGCAATAAATATTACCCAAACAGTTGAATATGCACAATACGCAACTGGAGGGAGGTTAGGTGTGAGATAATGTCTAGTGTAATTGTAAAAGAAAACGAGACTTTAGATAGCGCTTTACGTCGTTTCAAGAGAAACTGCGCAAAAGCAGGTATCCAGCAGGAGATTCGTAAAAGAGAACACTACGAGAAACCAAGCGTAAAACGTAAGAAAAAATCTGAAGCAGC
The Roseburia rectibacter DNA segment above includes these coding regions:
- a CDS encoding methyl-accepting chemotaxis protein, whose translation is MDKEMEFKNKSIKEKVNGSFEMIIVLYVVSVALAVFLMFAVKIVPSVAEYFVLAGGIVVLAIITVCSILATLKRAKMLIHYIVEPVRELSSVAEKISGGELDIEIAYQSEDEIGELAEDFRKTATTLQRIIGDLNHILDAFAKGDYTVKSGCKDAYVGEFDTVHAKLIATTEHVSDALKSIRESSNQVAQGSDQLAVSAQDLAKNATDQAVAVDSLAQSVSEITEQILGTSKSIDIVHDKAKDVGTTAAVSQQKMTELTEAMERISVTSKEIGQVIEEIESIASQTNLLSLNASIEAARAGEAGKGFAVVAEQIRMLAESSANSADTSKQLLTENQNEVEHGNQVTQQTAESLTDVLNELDAIVGEVATIRTASDREAAFVKEIEDSTKQISDAIQSNSAASEETSATSEELSAEADSLEGLVERFKLR
- a CDS encoding purine-nucleoside phosphorylase, whose product is MNPLYEKLLKCYDSYKSKIDFTPKVALILGSGLGDYADDIRVVDTLDYRDIEGFPVSTVPGHKGRFIFGYVDDVPVVCMQGRVHYYEGYEMSDVVLPVRLMKMMGAEVLLLTNAAGGIQLGMRAGDFMLIKDQIASFVPSPLRGANIEELGVRFPDMSQIYDLDLQETVKHTAAALDIQIKEGTYIQLSGPQFETPHEVAMCRTLGADAVGMSTACEAVAAKHMGMKVLGISCISNLASGISAIPLSHAEVQETADAVAPKFKALVTGTIKAIGAQQN
- a CDS encoding Ig-like domain-containing protein codes for the protein MKIKEKIIAVVMAFAMMFMFIFAGESSEVIAAAKTKALEINVDFARNAASGDDSGIYVKNLISNKKITFGKTYVFQTKIYVPAVYMKTGRIWVKPAVNFFTGKNGDTYAGMAQSSKEGYSYDKNSKEVKKYGDFYVVNVKIPLDNCDRISASKGSVYGHLFISGFNKAYKGSIYVDDVTLTVDKKSVVKQNYENGKNSGCWYYLNRSEKEYTPAVVSFSGKTLDVTKASLTIKKGKKATIKATAMPKTKITYQSKNKKVATVNSKGVVRGIRKGKTTILVTANGKTVKVQITVK
- a CDS encoding vanadium nitrogenase; translated protein: MAVFGWFVHYVLIMVILAAVAVAGVFAGRKWAEKSKAKKEAAASGNAGKE
- the rpsU gene encoding 30S ribosomal protein S21 produces the protein MSSVIVKENETLDSALRRFKRNCAKAGIQQEIRKREHYEKPSVKRKKKSEAARKRKYN
- a CDS encoding amidohydrolase family protein, whose protein sequence is MNIRFYNAKILVPAENHKFQITEGELWVKGKEICYIGDGKTGIDAVCQNGEAFVWEREIDAKGNLLMPGFKDAHTHTAMTFLRSYADDLPLQDWLNKQVFPKEGQLTEDDVYWLNILGIMEYLTSGITSNFDMYFFPPVDAKASVDTGFRTVQTSGLNNFGGTVELMEENYHIVNEMSDLTSFIVGFHAEYTTSKELMEGVAKLAQKLKSPVWLHNSETKLEVAECKERWGMTPTQLTDALGMYEYGGGGYHCVWFEDADFEIYKKKKLTAVTNPASNLKLASGICPTRRFVDEGISMAIGTDGPASNNCLDMFREMFLTSALAKVREMDAECVSADEILYMATTGGAHAMQLFDCDSLAVGKKADLVMIDLNQPNMQPENNIVKNLVYSGSKQNVKLTMVNGKILYEDQKFDIGFDPADIYRRANEIIRRMK
- the alaS gene encoding alanine--tRNA ligase, encoding MKKFYGENELRRMYLEFFESKGHLAMKSFSLVPHNDNSLLLINAGMAPLKPYFTGQEIPPRRRVTTCQKCIRTGDIENVGKTARHLTFFEMLGNFSFGDYFKHDAIHWSWEFLTQVLGLEEDRLYPSIYGEDDEAFEIWNKEVGVPAEKITRFYRDPETGECDNFWEHGAGPCGPCSEIYYDRGEKYGCGKPDCNVGCDCDRFMEVWNNVFTQFEGDGKGGYTELAQKNIDTGMGLERLAVVMQDVDSVFDIDTMKAIRDKVCELSGKKYQVDALDDVSIRLITDHIRSATFMVSDGIMPSNEGRGYVLRRIIRRAARHGRMLGIDGIFMAKLAATVINESKDGYPELEEKKDFIFKVLSQEEEKFGKTIDQGLSILSDMEKQMEADGVKVLSGENAFKLYDTYGFPMDLTQEILEEKGFSVDEEGFKKAMEVQRTTARKARKVTNYMGADETVYESVDPSVTTEFVGYDSLNCKSKITVLTTETEIVEALSDGEVGTVIVEQTPFYATMGGQQGDKGIIRTATGEFQVEDTIKLLGGKVGHVGKMISGMMKTGDEADLSVDAALRAKICKNHSATHLLQKALREVLGTHVEQAGSYQDGERTRFDFSHFAAMTPEELEKVEKIVNDKIAEAIPVRTDVMTVDEAKKTGAMALFGEKYGETVRVVSMGDFSKEFCGGTHVKNTSEIAAFKIISENGVAAGVRRIEALTGDNVFAYYRNLEKELLEAAKAAKATPATLTEKIEHMQAEIKALTSENESLKSKAAKEALGDVMDQIVEVKGVKLLASAVDGVDMNGLRDLGDQLKEQLGEGVIVLASSCEGKVNLIVMATDAAMKQGAHAGNLIKSIAGKVGGGGGGRPNMAQAGGKNPAGILEAIAEAKTALEAQLS
- a CDS encoding MBL fold metallo-hydrolase; the encoded protein is MQVIFIHHSCFLVEVDEKVLIFDWFAGDRIKGYTFHGVIPEYEPDTPIYVFASHKHQDHFDMDVLHWAEKYKNIHYIFSKDCKMSPHFLQKHGFLENIREKITYVSAGEKYQVDDVKIETLRSTDAGVAFYVETHGATFFHAGDLNDWTWEGAGDLINGRMRREYRTQIKKLAGKPVNLAFVPMDPRQGTNQELGMDYFLETTSAEYVFPMHMWQDYSHIPVYKKKIWNPGMAERVVEITHENQVFLIEEQ